A genomic region of Miscanthus floridulus cultivar M001 chromosome 3, ASM1932011v1, whole genome shotgun sequence contains the following coding sequences:
- the LOC136541771 gene encoding nonsense-mediated mRNA decay factor SMG7-like, translating into MMTVPMDSASVAPSSARDLAERLLTRNNELEDQLRKSAKSKVPSDPNIWLQMRDNFEKIILLDHDLSEQKEVEYLLWQLHYKRIEDFRRNISAASSVASSGKSNANPDRVKRIKSAFKSFLSEATGFYHDLMLKIKSNWGLPLSYFPEGLDNANNSVRDDKKTVQLKKGLISCHRCLIYLGDLARYKSLHGDGDSASREYAAASSYYKEAASIYPSSGNPHHQLAILASYSGNEVVAVYRYFRSLAADTPFTTARDNLIILFEKNRQIYGQLPDNNKVPSAKTLPPRSSGRDRGRGEVRFQPKDVNTETAERERECNIHDTLKAFYIRFVRLNGILFTRTSLETFGELFSSVSNDLQILLSSGLEDELNFGCDAAENALAAVRLTVILIFTVHNVKKEPDSQSYAEIVQRRVLLQSAFTAAFDFVGRILRRCSELRDIASSFYLPAILVYIEWLASHPELAVDSEMEEKHANARSFFWNQCISFMNKLILTNLASMDDDDDEACFSNMSIYEEGETGNRLALWEDLELRGFLPLVPAHTILDFSSKHTFGSVGSTKEKKARVQRIFAAGKSLLNFVQIDQLRIYFDPSSKKFVMAKNPPVSKANNPLHESPDALKTNGADMDHEAARRFDSVSSNMDTLQSKLHFGPDGDDDEEIVFKPTASEKFPKAPSDLSVNGYTYPVPMSAAGWPTNASLVSVQSTASMSATGWPPNGGSHSFLAAGNYNVNQSLPRSSVGWAVNGEQNVIPSIAPRFELMQPVEEPASSWTSSGAQHVGPQHTGLTFQDVVSEPHVSASMVQRFSSPDYSKFLSEQEMLLMNGLKTVNITGNGYLEQRLQAGLSGVQSIGYSSTEPAGTTKNSMHNHVNITGETVPSTLDSVVPSMAPSGGMPMKFTEAPLTALKKNPVSRPSKPVGPPPGFNHVTPKRQDDSILVEKLQSPQVDDYSWLDGYQPSIDHVNNLRAVYPGVSDTSTAFSTPFPFPGKQQVSGIHAQGANEKTWQDFHLFEPSKQNMFQNYHQRNQQSGQIAEQEPSNSIWSSSYHV; encoded by the exons ATGATGACTGTTCCCATGGATAGTGCTAGCGTAGCCCCATCCTCCGCGCGGGACCTTGCCGAGCGTCTCCTTACTAGG AACAATGAACTCGAAGATCAGCTCCGCAAGTCCGCAAAATCCAAAGTCCCATCGGATCCCAACATATGGCTTCAGATGCGTGACAACTTTGAGAAGATAATTCTCTTAGATCATGACCTCTCTGAACAGAAAGAGGTAGAATATCTCCTGTGGCAGTTGCACTACAAAAGAATTGAGGACTTCAGGAGGAACATTAGTGCTGCAAGCTCAGTTGCATCTAGTGGGAAGAGCAATGCTAACCCAGATCGAGTCAAGAGAATTAAATCAGCCTTCAAAAGCTTCCTTTCAGAAGCAACTGGCTTCTATCACGACTTGATGTTAAAGATCAAATCAAATTGGGGCCTTCCACTCAGTTACTTTCCAGAGGGCCTTGACAATGCAAACAACTCTGTGCGAGATGACAAGAAAACAGTTCAgttgaagaaaggtttgatttcATGCCATCGCTGTCTGATATATTTGGGAGATCTTGCTCGTTACAAGAGTTTGCATGGTGATGGTGATTCTGCTAGTCGTGAATATGCAGCTGCTTCTAGTTACTACAAAGAGGCAGCTTCTATCTACCCTTCCAGTGGCAACCCTCATCATCAG CTTGCTATACTAGCTTCTTACTCAGGCAACGAGGTGGTAGCTGTTTATAGGTACTTCCGAAGCTTAGCTGCAGATACTCCTTTTACCACTGCACGGGACAACTTGATTATTCTTTTTGAAAAG AATCGCCAAATCTATGGACAGCTGCCAGACAACAACAAAGTTCCCAGTGCTAAGACATTACCCCCACGGTCATCTGGTAGGGACCGAGGACGGGGAGAAGTAAGGTTTCAGCCAAAAGATGTTAATACTGAAACAGCTGAAAGGGAACGGGAGTGCAATATTCATGATACATTGAAGGCCTTCTATATACGATTTGTCAGGCTCAATGGAATTCTTTTCACGAGGACCAG TTTGGAAACATTTGGGGAGCTGTTTTCTTCAGTTAGCAATGATTTGCAGATTCTCCTTTCTTCTGGTCTTGAGGACGAGCTTAATTTCGGTTGTGATGCTGCAGAAAATGCATTAGCTGCTGTTAGGCTTACTGTCATCCTTATATTCACAGTACACAATGTAAAGAAGGAACCTGATAGCCAGTCGTATGCTGAAATTGTGCAACGCAGAGTACTGCTCCAAAGTGCATTTACGGCTGCTTTTGATTTTGTTGGACGAATTCTCAGAAGGTGTTCAGAGCTCCGTGATATCGCATCAAGCTTCTATCTGCCAGCCATTCTGGTGTACATTGAATGGCTGGCGTCCCATCCAGAGTTGGCTGTTGATTCAGAGATGGAGGAAAAGCATGCAAATGCCAGATCTTTCTTCTGGAACCAATGTATCTCATTTATGAATAAGCTGATCCTTACCAACCTTGCAtctatggatgatgatgatgatgaggcttgcTTTTCTAATATGAGCATTTATGAGGAAGGTGAAACTGGCAACAGGCTTGCCCTTTGGGAAGATCTTGAATTGAGAGGTTTTTTGCCCTTAGTTCCTGCACATACCATTTTGGATTTTTCAAGCAAACACACATTTGGAAGTGTTGGAAGCACCAAGGAGAAGAAAGCACGGGTTCAACGAATTTTTGCTGCAGGGAAGTCACTGCTGAACTTTGTTCAGATCGATCAGTTGAGGATATATTTTGATCCATCTTCCAAGAAATTTGTCATGGCCAAGAACCCTCCTGTTTCTAAAGCTAACAACCCTCTTCATGAGTCTCCTGACGCACTTAAAACAAATGGCGCTGACATGGATCATGAGGCTGCTAGAAGATTTGACTCAGTTTCCTCTAATATGGACACACTGCAGTCTAAGTTGCACTTTGGtcctgatggtgatgatgatgaagaaattGTTTTCAAGCCTACAGCTTCTGAAAAGTTTCCGAAAGCTCCTTCAGACCTGTCGGTGAATGGATACACCTATCCTGTACCAATGTCTGCTGCTGGCTGGCCAACCAATGCTAGTTTAGTGTCTGTTCAGAGCACTGCATCAATGTCTGCGACTGGTTGGCCACCCAATGGTGGGTCACATTCTTTTCTAGCTGCTGGTAATTATAACGTTAACCAGTCGCTTCCCAGGTCTTCTGTTGGTTGGGCTGTCAATGGTGAGCAAAATGTTATTCCTAGCATTGCTCCAAGATTTGAACTCATGCAGCCTGTTGAGGAGCCTGCTTCCAGCTGGACAAGCAGTGGTGCACAGCATGTTGGTCCTCAGCACACAGGTTTAACTTTCCAAGATGTTGTCTCTGAACCACATGTATCTGCATCAATGGTTCAACGTTTTAGTAGCCCTGACTATTCGAAATTTCTCAGTGAACAAGAAATGCTGTTAATGAATGGACTGAAGACTGTCAACATAACTGGAAATGGCTATCTAGAGCAGAGATTGCAGGCTGGATTGAGTGGTGTACAGTCTATTGGGTATTCGTCTACTGAACCTGCTGGTACCACTAAAAACTCGATGCATAATCACGTGAACATTACTGGAGAGACTGTCCCCTCTACACTTGATTCAGTTGTACCTTCAATGGCACCATCAGGTGGCATGCCAATGAAATTCACAGAAGCACCACTAACTGCTTTAAAGAAGAACCCTGTTAGTCGTCCATCAAAGCCTGTTGGGCCACCTCCAGGATTTAATCATGTAACCCCGAAGCGTCAAGATGATTCTATTCTGGTTGAAAAACTGCAGAGCCCACAGGTCGATGATTACAGCTGGCTAGATGGCTATCAGCCATCGATTGATCATGTTAACAATTTAAGAGCTGTTTATCCTGGTGTCAGTGATACTAGCACTGCATTTTCCACTCCATTCCCATTCCCTGGGAAACAACAGGTCTCTGGGATACATGCACAAGGGGCCAATGAGAAGACATGGCAAGATTTCCACCTTTTTGAGCCTTCAAAACAGAATATGTTCCAAAATTACCACCAAAGAAATCAGCAAAGTGGTCAAATAGCTGAACAAGAGCCATCAAATTCTATCTGGTCTAGCAGTTACCATGTGTGA